A stretch of Mya arenaria isolate MELC-2E11 chromosome 14, ASM2691426v1 DNA encodes these proteins:
- the LOC128216739 gene encoding LOW QUALITY PROTEIN: uncharacterized protein LOC128216739 (The sequence of the model RefSeq protein was modified relative to this genomic sequence to represent the inferred CDS: substituted 1 base at 1 genomic stop codon): MNPTQLGILLIITAALHFCNAQVDERPVILPAPVRGIDCICDYSANPCRCKFEVEHLLTMIYKEGGNTYLAKPSEGKLQANNKTLNSSQAERVITADGEGSRLVIGINGKFPGPMIDAYENQEIEITVVNKFHTDSVTIHFHGLHQVGRPSMDXVAFVSQCPILPGQTFVYKIKASPPGTSYYHAHIGDQRSMGLYGPLVIRKPQSADQFFGDIIVTLQDWNHDMDSETAYQRMITEQFASAGNKLLPTFSVDNAKFSRFAFHSGLVNGKGRYWSTNSTHNGAPLERFIVRKGQKFRYRIIGAQTLYPMRVFIQEQTLSLRTSDCYNLKPIEVQSIIVHPGERYDFTFSFGSASRKEYLLVAETIETRDSHNSYHAAEAVIEIEDFEGPRNNNPTNNQTEKACTIGAKCAVFNCPYGSPGTDIRNCLNFNHVTNTEPNRDPSSIMSIDEEYFFNFAFPGRGYTPGSVNGREFVSPVSPVLTQPDSLKTQCDENDCTNDICKCTYIVDLPKDKVIQLIFTNLGTGSGWSHPVHLHGHSFFVMKMGFGAYDETNGRLINDTADIMCTDLNNFCTDMRWTNSSWTGGNIPDLNNDPPQKDTIVVPTGGYVVVRIVTNNPGMWFLHCHIDLHNTNGMGMVINSGQGSHPATPEGFPTCGNFLNDGESDDETSTSLPVWYIGVMIALGVVCFILIVCIIYREVMGRRKERYLVRE, from the exons ATGAATCCAACACAGTTAGGGATTCTGCTAATTATAACAGCAGCATTACACTTTTGCAACGCACAAGTTGACGAACGCCCCGTTATCTTACCAGCCCCAGTTCGCGGCATTGATTGTATCTGTGACTACAGTGCAAACCCTTGTCGCTGCAAGTTTGAAGTTGAACATCTTTTGACGATGATATACAAAGAGGGTGGTAATACATATCTTGCTAAACCGTCTGAAGGAAAACTGCAGGCCAACAATAAAACCCTGAATTCCAGTCAGGCTGAAAGAGTGATTACAGCAGATGGAGAAGGTTCAAGACTAGTTATTGGAATCAACGGAAAGTTTCCTGGCCCGATGATTGATGCGTATGAGAATCAAGAAATAGAGATAACTGTGGTCAACAAATTCCATACGGACAGTGTTACGATTCATTTCCACGGTCTCCATCAAGTCGGACGTCCATCGATGGACTGAGTAGCTTTCGTCTCACAATGCCCCATTCTTCCCGGACAAACTTTTGTGTACAAGATCAAAGCAAGCCCTCCTGGAACAAGTTATTATCACGCTCATATCGGGGACCAGAGAAGCATGGGCTTgtatgggcctcttgttataaGGAAACCCCAAAGCGCTGATCAATTCTTTGGAGATATAATCGTTACTCTCCAAGACTGGAATCATGACATGGATTCCGAAACAGCATATCAACGAATGATAACCGAACAGTTTGCCAGTGCAGGAAATAAGCTCCTTCCAACGTTTTCAGTAGACAATGCTAAATTTAGCAGGTTTGCATTTCATTCTGGTCTTGTAAATGGTAAAGGAAGGTATTGGTCAACGAATTCTACACACAACGGAGCGCCCCTTGAAAGATTCATTGTTCGGAAAGGACAAAAGTTTAGGTACAGAATTATTGGCGCTCAAACACTCTATCCAATGAGAGTGTTCATACAAGAACAAACTCTTTCACTTAGGACGTCAGACTGTTATAATCTTAAGCCAATAGAAGTTCAGTCAATAATTGTACATCCGGGTGAACGGTACGATTTCACGTTTAGTTTTGGCAGTGCTTCAAGAAAAGAATACCTTTTGGTTGCGGAAACTATTGAAACTCGCGATAGTCACAATAGCTACCATGCGGCTGAAGCAGTAATTGAAATTGAGGACTTTGAGGGACCACGCAACAATAACCCCACGAACAACCAGACGGAAAAAGCATGCACTATTGGTGCAAAATGCGCTGTTTTTAATTGTCCATACGGTAGTCCGGGTACAGATATTCGAAACTGCCTCAACTTTAACCACGTCACAAACACAGAGCCTAACAGAGATCCTTCCAGTATTATGAGCATTGACGAAGAATACTTCTTCAACTTTGCTTTTCCCGGGAGGGGCTATACACCAGGGTCAGTAAATGGTCGAGAATTTGTGTCCCCTGTATCTCCAGTTTTAACACAGCCTGACTCACTGAAGACACAATGCGATGAAAATGACTGTACCAATGACATTTGCAA GTGCACATATATCGTTGATCTACCAAAGGACAAGGTTATTCAGCTGATCTTTACTAACCTTGGCACTGGGTCGGGTTGGTCCCATCCTGTCCATTTACATGGTCATTCTTTCTTCGTAATGAAAATGGGGTTCG GTGCATACGATGAAACGAACGGGCGTCTCATAAACGATACTGCAGACATCATGTGTACAGATTTGAACAACTTTTGCACGGATATGCGATGGACCAATTCTTCTTGGACAGGTGGAAACATTCCTGACCTGAATAACGATCCTCCCCAAAAGGATACCATAGTCGTGCCGACCG GCGGTTACGTTGTTGTTCGGATAGTAACAAACAACCCTGGTATGTGGTTCCTCCATTGTCACATCGACCTCCACAACACTAATGGAATGGGCATGGTTATCAATTCCGGACAAGGGTCGCATCCAGCAACACCTGAAGGATTTCCGACATGTGGCAACTTTCTGAACGATGGAGAATCGGATGATG